One genomic segment of Nitrososphaera sp. includes these proteins:
- the dph5 gene encoding diphthine synthase — MLLFAGTGIDGVRGLSLAALDELKKCDTVCVERFTSYLSDRDLEELRNMLDKQPELVARWYVEDGREILERAKNGSVALITYGDPLIATTHSELRTRAAARGIPTRIMHSASGISALIGETGLQYYRFGRTSTVMADPHSAISVYEKIRENILSGSHSLVLLEYNNNSGPDAPPGSSESHFLEPRVAFGMLEQVEKDQELGLILPRTFVIVASRIGSRDQRILSGPLERVMSAEFGEGPHSIIIPASLHFTELEYIEQFSECLGPASDNGLALRTVSERMMSRYAPKAKSAVRQMRGYITAHAADTASRRGVFEVLDNAEYYILDAERFLNQHKPELAVLSIGYAEGLIDALRYQWGINPWEHNGDGSPPDRKDPA, encoded by the coding sequence ATGCTATTGTTTGCAGGCACGGGAATTGACGGAGTGAGGGGTCTTAGCCTTGCGGCTCTGGATGAACTGAAAAAATGTGATACTGTTTGCGTCGAGCGCTTCACAAGCTACCTTTCGGACAGGGACTTGGAAGAGCTCAGAAACATGCTGGACAAGCAGCCAGAGCTGGTCGCCAGATGGTATGTCGAGGACGGGAGGGAAATACTCGAGAGAGCAAAGAATGGCTCCGTCGCCTTGATTACTTATGGCGACCCGCTCATTGCAACCACTCATTCCGAGCTTCGGACCAGAGCGGCCGCGCGGGGTATTCCTACCAGAATCATGCATTCAGCATCAGGCATATCGGCGCTGATTGGGGAGACCGGCCTGCAGTACTACAGGTTTGGCAGGACGTCAACTGTCATGGCGGACCCGCACTCCGCGATTAGCGTGTACGAAAAAATTCGAGAAAACATTTTGAGTGGCAGCCACAGCCTGGTTCTGCTCGAATATAATAACAACTCCGGACCTGATGCCCCACCAGGTTCTTCAGAAAGTCACTTTCTAGAGCCGCGCGTTGCCTTTGGCATGCTCGAGCAAGTCGAGAAGGACCAGGAGCTGGGGCTCATTCTCCCCCGGACGTTTGTCATTGTCGCGTCAAGGATAGGAAGCCGCGACCAGCGCATACTGTCTGGACCGCTTGAGCGCGTGATGTCGGCGGAATTTGGAGAGGGGCCGCACTCGATAATCATTCCTGCCTCTCTGCACTTTACCGAACTTGAATACATTGAACAATTCTCCGAGTGCCTCGGTCCCGCAAGCGACAACGGTCTTGCATTACGAACAGTATCTGAAAGGATGATGTCGAGATACGCGCCGAAGGCGAAAAGTGCGGTCAGGCAAATGAGAGGCTACATAACAGCGCACGCAGCAGATACGGCCAGCAGGCGAGGCGTATTTGAGGTTCTGGACAATGCCGAATATTACATACTTGACGCCGAAAGATTCCTAAATCAGCACAAACCAGAGCTCGCGGTTCTAAGCATTGGGTATGCTGAGGGCTTGATAGATGCCCTGCGCTACCAGTGGGGAATAAACCCCTGGGAGCATAACGGAGATGGCTCGCCTCCCGACCGCAAGGACCCGGCTTGA
- a CDS encoding twin-arginine translocation signal domain-containing protein, whose amino-acid sequence MAQNPPVAGGRVSRRDFLKLMAAAGTVMTFTPFVDWGKFLPNPAGNTSQKAKALLSDGSQVNVKTFDVNHSEVIIYPMSDDPVLNKEAFRTWQLIRLPEELGGKKNDASAFRAYSMVCLHLWCLWKYWPDPGRKRGECPCHGSMYDPLTGKAFAGPASLQGPPSNVLAKLDLEVDSDGNLWILPPVWDPNKNGIVGYGRYLNV is encoded by the coding sequence ATGGCGCAGAATCCTCCGGTTGCGGGAGGACGAGTGTCTCGGCGCGACTTTCTTAAATTAATGGCCGCTGCCGGGACTGTTATGACATTTACGCCGTTTGTTGACTGGGGCAAGTTTCTTCCAAATCCTGCGGGAAATACCTCGCAGAAGGCAAAGGCCCTTCTGTCAGACGGAAGCCAGGTCAACGTCAAGACTTTTGATGTAAATCATTCCGAAGTCATCATTTATCCAATGTCCGATGACCCGGTACTAAACAAGGAAGCATTTCGAACCTGGCAGTTGATCCGCCTGCCGGAGGAGCTCGGGGGCAAAAAGAACGACGCTTCTGCCTTCAGAGCTTATAGCATGGTCTGTTTGCACTTGTGGTGTTTATGGAAGTATTGGCCAGATCCAGGCCGCAAGCGTGGGGAATGTCCATGCCACGGCAGCATGTACGATCCGCTCACAGGCAAGGCATTTGCGGGCCCGGCTTCTCTCCAGGGGCCTCCTTCAAACGTACTTGCCAAGCTGGACTTGGAGGTCGACTCGGACGGCAATCTGTGGATACTTCCACCCGTGTGGGATCCAAACAAAAATGGGATAGTTGGTTATGGGCGCTACCTTAACGTATGA
- a CDS encoding glycoside hydrolase family 1 protein: MGLPLQALALIAVTALVLPFPSIAGRGAITATYAEKPGGGTGATSQRPVFLWGAATSSYQVEGNITNNDFNFFNSSPQIKERVGGGTNNMQPAGEADREWDPQYYLKDFDNAKSLGLNSYRLSLEWSRIEPQKGVWDQSAIEHYRQMIMALKARGITPVVTLEHFTLPLWVLTPIVNKDCLADPVESNPSCKGEGYFKSLRGWDSNETVDEYVKYVSYVVPKLKDLVDYWLTLNEPVGVYVSLGYIVGLWSPGFVGDGARAKVALHSLLEAHVRAYDAISSLDDVAADRSGPAKLVGFANAMMDLEPVHDKQETHAQNAKAAQDASYYTNDYFINAVVNGEEDQNFLNTLVEHNSSSPNFIKHPDWKNKLDFVGVNYYRRAYISYDRGIANSSAKFLGGAFSDSLTANGQPASMKNDLGWEIYPNGLYRILMHIKNEWNKPIMITENGIADGSDKHRAQYIVSHIEEMMSAIKDGANVIGYMHWSLVDNWELQEGYRSQSHFGLFHVNRASAAGLHKDAVQSSCGVCSRELTAGARAYESIVLQAGYSFDEAKWENSISAAKSEFGYFNSDGTRLVQPAPVPHTPGVHPVSANFTY; encoded by the coding sequence GTGGGCCTTCCCCTGCAGGCCCTCGCCTTGATTGCCGTAACCGCGCTGGTTCTCCCCTTTCCGAGTATTGCAGGCAGGGGTGCCATTACCGCGACCTATGCCGAAAAACCAGGAGGCGGTACTGGCGCAACATCACAAAGACCGGTGTTTCTCTGGGGCGCCGCCACGTCTTCCTATCAGGTTGAAGGCAACATTACAAACAACGACTTTAATTTTTTCAACAGCTCGCCTCAGATAAAGGAGAGGGTGGGCGGTGGTACGAACAACATGCAACCCGCAGGCGAGGCAGACCGCGAATGGGATCCCCAATACTATCTGAAAGATTTCGATAATGCCAAGTCGCTGGGACTTAACTCGTACAGGCTGAGCCTTGAATGGAGCAGGATTGAACCTCAAAAAGGGGTCTGGGACCAGAGCGCCATAGAGCACTACAGGCAAATGATAATGGCACTAAAGGCGAGAGGCATTACCCCGGTAGTAACGCTCGAGCACTTTACGCTGCCACTCTGGGTGCTCACGCCGATCGTAAACAAGGACTGCCTCGCAGACCCCGTAGAGTCCAATCCTTCATGCAAGGGAGAAGGCTATTTCAAATCATTGCGCGGGTGGGATTCGAATGAAACTGTCGACGAGTATGTGAAATATGTCAGCTATGTCGTCCCGAAGCTCAAAGACCTGGTTGATTACTGGCTAACGCTGAACGAGCCGGTTGGGGTATATGTATCTCTTGGCTACATAGTAGGGCTCTGGTCTCCAGGATTTGTCGGGGACGGAGCAAGGGCCAAGGTCGCACTGCACAGTTTGCTGGAGGCACACGTGCGGGCCTACGATGCGATCTCTAGCCTTGACGACGTAGCCGCTGACAGGTCAGGTCCCGCAAAGCTGGTCGGGTTTGCCAACGCAATGATGGACCTGGAGCCGGTCCACGACAAGCAGGAAACTCACGCGCAGAATGCCAAGGCGGCGCAAGACGCGTCCTACTATACCAATGACTATTTCATAAATGCGGTCGTCAATGGGGAGGAGGATCAAAACTTTCTCAACACACTTGTAGAGCACAATAGTTCAAGCCCTAACTTCATAAAGCACCCCGATTGGAAAAACAAACTTGATTTTGTGGGTGTAAACTATTACAGGCGCGCGTACATTTCGTATGACCGGGGCATTGCCAATTCATCAGCGAAATTTCTGGGCGGCGCCTTTTCTGATTCGCTGACAGCCAATGGTCAGCCTGCCAGCATGAAGAACGACCTCGGATGGGAAATCTATCCCAATGGCCTGTACAGGATCCTCATGCATATCAAGAACGAATGGAACAAACCGATAATGATTACAGAGAACGGCATCGCAGACGGCTCAGACAAGCACCGTGCCCAATACATTGTCTCTCATATTGAAGAAATGATGTCTGCAATCAAAGATGGGGCAAACGTCATAGGTTACATGCATTGGTCGCTAGTCGACAACTGGGAGCTCCAGGAAGGCTACAGGAGCCAGTCCCACTTTGGGCTATTCCACGTCAATAGAGCGAGCGCCGCGGGTTTGCACAAAGACGCAGTTCAATCGAGCTGCGGAGTATGCTCAAGAGAACTCACCGCGGGGGCAAGGGCCTACGAGTCAATTGTCTTGCAGGCAGGGTACAGCTTCGACGAGGCAAAATGGGAGAATTCGATTTCTGCTGCCAAGAGCGAGTTCGGCTATTTTAACTCCGACGGAACCAGGCTTGTGCAGCCCGCTCCGGTGCCGCATACCCCTGGGGTCCACCCAGTTTCGGCGAACTTTACCTACTGA
- a CDS encoding cytochrome b N-terminal domain-containing protein: MGATLTYENSLVRFFRWVYAGIDRSIFMGLKFTFPGRFVSPLGFLGMLTFVIFIILGITGALLMFWYEPILDRAWNSVKNINDTIPYGFHIRNIHYHASNAMVMMALLHMYYQYFSGRYKIRNEILWVSGIILGVLTILEAFTGYDIIFSERAELAISIAASLTNSIPIMGPQMRDAFFGAGFHDFVLRFFGFHVFMLPIALLGLMVIHFPRFLVFDVPMVMAVAGAIMLTGGVFPVGLGLPFKPEVPPGITVPEWYLTGLYAFLRTMYDKFVTGVAWPGLFIFSLLVVPFLDKYKKFSWKDRPIITALGITSLAQIIVTTYWGFYIDPDPHKALLERLVIDPIFFYTVMMLLVPLSFGFTYMMIKLAKHADANAKLQPKKAAAKSIELSQRWLFALFAVLLAFQVYLNISAYYAVLNGMKNYSLFIIGIMMLVFAGMFHLYRYGRAMAKAPPPKPSPPPYTKMIPSPQRPAPSTPAQEKPLPAQPASTAPKVTAPQQSPSLSHQSRAGQASPQAKTEGAGQATANQDTRSLQASDKDTHGTTGREI; this comes from the coding sequence ATGGGCGCTACCTTAACGTATGAAAATAGCCTCGTAAGGTTCTTCCGGTGGGTTTACGCCGGAATTGACCGAAGTATATTCATGGGCCTCAAGTTCACCTTCCCGGGAAGGTTCGTCAGCCCCCTAGGCTTTCTTGGGATGCTCACATTTGTAATTTTCATTATTCTTGGCATAACTGGCGCTCTTCTCATGTTCTGGTACGAGCCAATACTTGACAGGGCCTGGAATAGCGTCAAGAACATCAACGACACTATACCCTATGGCTTCCACATCCGCAACATCCACTACCACGCGTCAAACGCGATGGTCATGATGGCTCTTCTCCACATGTACTACCAGTACTTTAGCGGCAGGTACAAGATCAGGAACGAAATCCTGTGGGTATCAGGAATCATACTCGGCGTGCTCACGATTCTGGAAGCATTCACAGGCTATGACATTATCTTCAGCGAACGCGCGGAGCTTGCGATCTCAATTGCCGCCTCGCTTACCAATTCCATCCCGATCATGGGACCGCAGATGAGAGATGCGTTCTTTGGCGCAGGATTCCATGACTTTGTGCTTCGCTTCTTTGGTTTCCATGTCTTCATGCTGCCCATAGCCCTTCTGGGCCTGATGGTAATCCACTTTCCAAGATTCCTGGTGTTCGATGTGCCGATGGTCATGGCAGTGGCAGGAGCTATCATGCTTACCGGCGGGGTGTTTCCTGTCGGTCTCGGGCTTCCCTTCAAGCCCGAAGTGCCACCGGGCATCACGGTGCCGGAATGGTATCTCACAGGCCTCTATGCATTTCTGCGTACAATGTACGACAAGTTCGTAACCGGAGTCGCCTGGCCGGGACTGTTCATTTTCTCGTTGCTCGTAGTCCCGTTTCTGGACAAGTACAAAAAGTTCTCTTGGAAAGACAGGCCGATTATTACTGCGCTCGGCATCACGAGTCTGGCTCAGATCATAGTTACCACCTACTGGGGATTCTATATTGACCCGGACCCGCACAAGGCGCTGCTCGAGCGACTGGTAATAGATCCGATATTCTTTTACACAGTAATGATGCTGCTGGTGCCTCTTTCCTTCGGGTTCACATACATGATGATAAAACTGGCCAAGCACGCCGACGCTAACGCCAAGCTCCAGCCAAAAAAAGCGGCTGCCAAGTCAATCGAACTTTCCCAACGCTGGCTTTTCGCCTTGTTTGCAGTTCTACTGGCTTTTCAGGTATACCTCAACATTTCCGCATACTATGCCGTGCTTAATGGAATGAAGAATTATTCCCTGTTCATAATAGGCATCATGATGTTGGTTTTTGCCGGCATGTTCCACCTGTATAGGTATGGAAGGGCAATGGCCAAGGCGCCTCCTCCAAAACCCAGTCCACCACCTTACACCAAGATGATCCCCTCCCCGCAAAGGCCCGCGCCCTCAACGCCGGCTCAGGAGAAACCTTTGCCAGCCCAGCCCGCTTCTACTGCACCCAAGGTCACCGCACCCCAACAGTCCCCTTCGCTTAGTCACCAGTCCAGAGCTGGCCAGGCATCACCACAGGCAAAGACCGAGGGAGCGGGACAGGCAACTGCCAATCAGGACACGCGCAGCCTGCAGGCAAGCGACAAAGATACGCATGGAACCACAGGTCGGGAAATCTAG
- a CDS encoding pentapeptide repeat-containing protein encodes MSGASSNGIDLLKRESVAEFNKWRISNLTLKLDISGQDFSGKNLEGAFLNGVVANGTSFANANLSGSNLVQAELNSANFEGANLERTLLMYTEIKGANFANANLTLTNFMWANAQDANFTGSKFFKTIMVESLLQNANVPADSSGAFLKYAKLDGTSWALQGKDSAPH; translated from the coding sequence GTGTCCGGAGCCTCCTCAAACGGAATTGACCTTTTGAAACGTGAGTCTGTTGCAGAATTTAACAAGTGGCGAATTAGCAACCTAACTTTAAAGCTAGACATCTCAGGGCAGGACTTTTCAGGCAAGAACCTTGAAGGCGCCTTTCTGAACGGTGTGGTCGCCAATGGAACTTCTTTTGCAAATGCAAACTTGTCTGGCTCCAACTTGGTGCAGGCGGAGTTGAATTCGGCGAATTTTGAGGGCGCGAACTTGGAGAGAACCCTGCTAATGTACACGGAAATCAAGGGAGCAAACTTTGCGAACGCAAACCTTACGCTCACGAACTTTATGTGGGCAAATGCCCAGGACGCAAACTTTACAGGAAGCAAGTTTTTCAAAACCATAATGGTCGAGTCCTTGCTTCAAAACGCAAACGTGCCGGCAGATTCGTCGGGGGCATTTTTAAAGTATGCAAAGCTCGACGGCACCTCTTGGGCCCTGCAAGGCAAGGATAGCGCGCCTCACTAG
- a CDS encoding M20/M25/M40 family metallo-hydrolase, with protein MVSPSYAVELLKKALEIYTPSRSEAALANLLRDRCTNDLGFEQVNIDSVGNIIATRGSGFPRILLCGHMDTVPGQVPVRIEDGHIYGRGASDAKAPLIAMLLAASEFPKQSGTAIFAGVVDEEGNAAGVKQLVKSKLGVDYAIFGEPSGIDNVTVAYKGRLAIRLTCDVGDSAHASAPWLAKNSIEEMSEFWLAIKSEIERIGTAENKAKSISCCLTEISGGSSHNVTPQKCRITIDIRVPTITTCDKVLSAVESVIAQTGSKKGVKTTVRIEDKTEPFEADHSSPLVRSLILGVLDVRKSRPMLLRKTGTGDMNVLGHNFKIPVVTYGPGDPHASHTADERVNIDEYVSSIEVYGRAMFHLSRIHHNQKSAKA; from the coding sequence TTGGTTTCTCCTAGCTACGCGGTCGAGCTACTGAAAAAGGCCCTGGAAATTTATACTCCATCGCGTTCCGAGGCGGCCCTTGCCAACCTGCTGCGGGACAGATGCACCAATGACCTGGGATTTGAACAGGTAAACATCGACAGTGTTGGCAATATCATTGCCACAAGGGGAAGTGGTTTTCCCAGGATCTTGCTATGCGGCCACATGGATACCGTGCCAGGCCAGGTCCCTGTCCGAATCGAGGACGGCCATATTTACGGCAGGGGAGCATCCGATGCAAAGGCGCCGCTCATTGCGATGCTGCTTGCGGCTTCTGAATTTCCAAAGCAAAGCGGAACTGCGATTTTCGCAGGCGTGGTTGATGAAGAGGGCAACGCGGCGGGTGTGAAGCAGCTTGTAAAGAGCAAGCTGGGTGTAGACTATGCAATATTCGGGGAGCCTTCGGGCATTGACAACGTCACGGTTGCATACAAGGGAAGGCTGGCGATAAGGCTGACCTGCGACGTCGGGGACAGCGCGCATGCAAGCGCGCCGTGGCTGGCAAAGAATTCCATCGAGGAGATGAGCGAGTTCTGGCTTGCAATCAAGTCCGAAATTGAGCGCATCGGCACGGCCGAGAACAAGGCCAAATCCATCAGCTGCTGTCTCACCGAGATAAGCGGAGGGTCGAGCCACAACGTGACACCGCAAAAGTGCCGAATCACGATAGACATCAGGGTTCCCACAATCACGACCTGCGACAAGGTCCTCTCCGCAGTCGAATCAGTAATTGCGCAAACGGGGTCAAAAAAGGGCGTCAAGACGACCGTACGAATAGAGGACAAGACGGAACCGTTTGAGGCCGACCACTCATCGCCGCTTGTCAGGTCGCTCATACTGGGCGTGCTTGATGTCAGGAAGAGCCGTCCCATGCTCCTACGGAAAACCGGCACAGGGGACATGAACGTCCTTGGTCACAACTTCAAGATACCGGTAGTCACTTACGGTCCGGGCGACCCGCACGCATCCCACACCGCAGACGAGCGGGTCAACATTGACGAGTATGTATCCAGCATCGAGGTTTACGGAAGGGCAATGTTCCACCTGTCACGCATCCATCACAACCAGAAATCAGCCAAGGCATAG
- a CDS encoding alpha/beta hydrolase has protein sequence MQLLQVQSLPQRIVDVNGYSVRYLDVLSSESDRVVVLLHGIGASADRWNLVIPTLARYFRVVAPDIIGFGYSDKPTVEYTMDFFLDFLATFLKNLGILKPVIVASSFGGHLATEYAVGHSRQIEKLVLVSPAGMMRTSTPVLDSYIMSALYPTYENSEKAFSAMSYDPAVVSDDVINDFVNRMKLPNSKYAFMSTLLGMRYAPRLQGRLGKITCPTLLLWGDSDKMIPVQYAKEYREIPDLELVVIKNCGHVPFIEKPMTFNKLVLRFLLGNQMSL, from the coding sequence ATGCAGCTACTGCAAGTGCAATCTCTGCCGCAGCGCATAGTCGACGTAAACGGCTACTCCGTTAGGTACCTGGATGTCTTGTCGTCGGAGTCCGACCGCGTCGTCGTATTGCTGCATGGAATAGGGGCGTCTGCCGACCGATGGAATCTTGTCATTCCCACTCTTGCGAGGTACTTTCGGGTTGTGGCCCCGGACATCATCGGGTTTGGATACAGCGACAAACCGACCGTCGAGTATACCATGGATTTTTTTTTAGATTTTCTTGCTACATTCCTCAAAAACCTAGGGATATTAAAGCCCGTAATTGTGGCCTCTTCGTTTGGCGGACACCTTGCCACTGAATACGCGGTTGGCCACTCTAGGCAGATCGAGAAACTCGTCCTAGTATCGCCCGCAGGAATGATGAGAACCTCGACCCCGGTCCTCGACTCTTACATAATGTCAGCGCTTTATCCCACCTACGAGAACTCTGAGAAGGCTTTTTCCGCAATGTCATACGATCCCGCAGTCGTAAGCGATGATGTAATCAACGACTTTGTAAATAGAATGAAGCTTCCAAACTCAAAGTATGCCTTCATGTCCACACTGCTTGGCATGAGATATGCCCCTCGCCTTCAGGGCAGGCTGGGTAAAATAACATGCCCCACGCTGCTGCTTTGGGGTGATAGCGACAAAATGATTCCAGTGCAATACGCCAAGGAGTACCGGGAAATCCCTGACCTGGAGCTGGTCGTCATAAAGAACTGCGGTCACGTGCCTTTTATTGAAAAGCCGATGACTTTTAACAAACTTGTTTTGCGGTTCTTGCTTGGAAACCAGATGTCGTTGTAA
- a CDS encoding AbrB/MazE/SpoVT family DNA-binding domain-containing protein has protein sequence MTSGEKPTDPADAFKAAVEKGSRAQEDLVKQFSAIQQDAAQSYLAMLRGLTFYNAMFKTTVQSGGRISIPEAERQALDIDDGDLVQVIVVPIERRHREGKKENTK, from the coding sequence ATGACTTCCGGCGAGAAGCCGACCGATCCTGCCGACGCGTTCAAGGCGGCCGTGGAAAAGGGCAGCAGGGCACAGGAAGACCTGGTCAAGCAGTTCTCCGCAATCCAGCAAGACGCTGCGCAGAGCTATCTCGCAATGCTTAGGGGCCTGACGTTTTACAACGCAATGTTCAAGACTACTGTGCAGAGCGGCGGGAGGATATCAATCCCTGAGGCGGAGCGACAAGCCCTTGACATCGATGACGGCGATCTGGTGCAGGTCATAGTGGTTCCGATTGAGCGACGGCACCGCGAGGGCAAGAAAGAGAATACAAAATAA